From a single Mycolicibacterium moriokaense genomic region:
- a CDS encoding class I adenylate-forming enzyme family protein, producing the protein MCAAVVLTESERTAVTAASTIPDEIAGFIRQDPDTAVVVHSDVHPDEFTVAELFDESIRLAAGLAGLGVGPGDVVALQLPNWRECFSAHAAVWLCGAVVLPIVPIYGPAEVAFIARQSGARAIILARELRNRDTGATVAALADLPDLKYRIMLGGGDAGTIPFDELSATPPTGFTPYRPDPDSRALLVYTSGTTAEPKGVQHSHGSLLGELHAMDALRHTEAGETTLAVFPSGHIAGTLGILRLMCRSGGTVAMDAWNPEAAAWLIAKHRVAVSAGAPIHLGGILDVAERDSLDVSSLREYTTGAAGVAGALIRRADRFGIGAYRCYGSSEHPTISVGRPEDPLDKRADTDGRIAPGTAVRLVDDDGRDVPVGVDGEILTQGPELFRGYTNPRFTEASFIDGWFRTGDVGRLDADGFLTITDRKKDIIVRGGENISSKEVEDVVSSHPAVAEAAAVGAPDEKYGERVCVFVVLNGGDSFDTADAAAHFAACGLARQKTPERVVVVPELPRTISGKVQKHRLREQLDNAVQ; encoded by the coding sequence ATGTGTGCTGCTGTCGTGCTGACCGAATCCGAGCGCACCGCAGTGACGGCCGCCTCCACCATTCCCGACGAGATCGCCGGGTTCATCCGCCAGGACCCCGACACCGCCGTCGTCGTGCACAGCGACGTCCACCCCGACGAGTTCACCGTCGCCGAACTCTTCGACGAGAGCATTCGGCTGGCCGCCGGGCTGGCGGGGCTGGGTGTTGGCCCGGGTGATGTCGTCGCGCTGCAGCTGCCGAACTGGCGGGAGTGTTTCTCGGCGCACGCGGCGGTCTGGCTGTGCGGCGCCGTCGTCTTACCCATCGTGCCGATCTACGGGCCCGCCGAGGTCGCGTTCATCGCCAGGCAGTCGGGAGCGCGTGCCATCATCCTGGCCCGCGAACTGCGCAACCGCGACACGGGCGCCACGGTCGCCGCGCTCGCCGATCTGCCCGACCTGAAGTACCGCATCATGCTCGGCGGCGGGGACGCCGGGACGATCCCGTTCGATGAGCTGAGCGCTACTCCGCCAACGGGTTTCACACCGTATCGTCCCGATCCGGACAGCCGGGCGCTGTTGGTGTACACGTCGGGTACGACGGCCGAGCCCAAGGGCGTCCAGCACAGCCACGGATCGCTGCTCGGCGAACTGCACGCGATGGATGCGCTGCGCCACACCGAGGCCGGTGAAACCACGCTGGCGGTGTTCCCGTCGGGCCACATCGCCGGGACGTTGGGCATCCTGCGCCTGATGTGCCGTTCCGGCGGCACCGTCGCGATGGATGCGTGGAACCCCGAGGCGGCCGCGTGGCTGATCGCCAAGCACCGGGTCGCGGTGTCGGCGGGCGCGCCGATCCACCTCGGCGGCATCCTCGACGTCGCCGAACGCGACAGTCTCGACGTGTCGAGCCTGCGTGAGTACACCACCGGCGCCGCGGGTGTCGCCGGCGCGCTGATCCGGCGGGCCGACCGTTTCGGCATCGGCGCCTACCGCTGCTACGGATCCAGCGAGCACCCGACCATCAGCGTCGGCCGTCCCGAGGACCCGCTGGACAAGCGGGCCGACACCGACGGCCGGATCGCCCCGGGAACGGCGGTCCGGTTGGTCGACGACGACGGTCGTGACGTCCCGGTCGGCGTCGACGGGGAGATCCTCACGCAGGGCCCGGAACTGTTCCGGGGTTACACCAACCCGCGTTTCACCGAGGCCAGCTTCATCGACGGGTGGTTCCGCACCGGCGACGTCGGACGGTTGGATGCCGACGGCTTTCTCACCATCACCGACCGCAAGAAGGACATCATCGTGCGCGGCGGCGAGAACATCTCGTCGAAGGAAGTCGAGGACGTGGTCAGCAGCCACCCGGCGGTGGCGGAAGCCGCCGCGGTCGGCGCACCCGACGAGAAGTACGGCGAACGGGTCTGCGTGTTCGTCGTCCTCAACGGTGGCGACTCCTTCGACACCGCCGACGCCGCAGCGCACTTCGCCGCGTGCGGACTGGCCAGACAGAAGACGCCCGAACGTGTCGTGGTGGTTCCCGAGCTGCCGCGCACCATCAGCGGCAAAGTGCAAAAGCACCGTCTCAGAGAGCAACTCGACAACGCCGTGCAGTAG
- a CDS encoding mycofactocin-coupled SDR family oxidoreductase, translating to MGRVQDKVVLVTGGARGQGRSHAVRLAEEGADVILFDICSDVEHNAYSLATEHDLEEVGREVEKTGRRAVTAVVDVRDRAALGTALNDAVAELGKLDVVVANAGICPMGTDVPIDAFANAFDVDFVGVVNTVHVALPHLSEGASIITVGSIAGLLAEKAGPAVSMGPNGAGGAGYNLAKQFIDKYTMALANQLAPKSIRVNVVHPTNVNTPMLHNEPMYKMFRPDLEHPTLDDAVLTFPILQGMPIPYVEPDDVSHAVCYLASDESRYVTGVQLKVDAGASLRF from the coding sequence GTGGGCAGAGTGCAGGACAAGGTCGTACTCGTCACCGGGGGTGCGCGTGGTCAGGGCCGGTCGCATGCGGTGCGGCTGGCAGAGGAGGGCGCCGACGTCATCCTGTTCGACATCTGCTCCGACGTCGAACACAACGCCTATTCGCTGGCCACCGAGCACGATCTCGAAGAGGTGGGCCGCGAGGTGGAGAAGACCGGACGCCGAGCCGTGACGGCCGTCGTCGACGTGCGGGACCGGGCAGCACTGGGGACGGCGCTCAACGATGCCGTCGCCGAACTCGGGAAGCTCGACGTCGTTGTCGCCAACGCAGGCATCTGCCCGATGGGCACGGATGTGCCGATCGACGCTTTCGCCAACGCCTTCGATGTGGACTTCGTCGGCGTGGTCAACACGGTTCATGTTGCGCTGCCTCATCTTTCGGAGGGCGCCTCAATCATCACGGTCGGGTCGATCGCAGGATTGCTGGCCGAGAAGGCCGGGCCCGCCGTCAGTATGGGACCCAACGGCGCCGGTGGTGCGGGTTACAACCTGGCCAAGCAGTTCATCGACAAGTACACGATGGCGCTGGCGAACCAGTTGGCGCCCAAGTCGATCCGAGTCAACGTGGTGCATCCGACCAACGTCAACACCCCGATGCTGCACAACGAACCGATGTACAAGATGTTCCGGCCCGACCTCGAACATCCGACGCTCGACGACGCCGTGCTGACCTTCCCGATCCTGCAGGGCATGCCGATTCCCTATGTCGAACCCGACGACGTCTCGCATGCGGTCTGCTATCTGGCATCCGACGAGTCCCGCTATGTCACCGGCGTGCAACTCAAGGTCGACGCCGGCGCCTCCCTGAGATTCTGA
- a CDS encoding LLM class flavin-dependent oxidoreductase gives MQWAMPWPGAELARQAESAGAAAFCAGEFADSNAYVTASEMAHQTTAARIGPGVAYAFARSPFVHASAARHLNQIAPGRVFLGLGAGTSRMNSDWFGGDSSHPAPRMRELVTCIRAFLDAENGERITFDGDFYHLDARIQAPVLGRIGVPILLGAFNIHMLRTVGGVADGVLGHGLFTDRWWAEVVEPNLALGARRAGRDPAELLRWGWVITAIDDEDPQRAIEDAKRQIAFYLTVKTYDSLVALHGWQDEVAAIRAAFREGDPRAIGNHVTDEMLWAMAACGDTEQARAMLAARQSLPDLGFHSPPGFLVSARRRKQYGTRVIEAFTRTGVVT, from the coding sequence ATGCAGTGGGCGATGCCCTGGCCGGGCGCCGAACTCGCCAGACAGGCCGAATCCGCCGGCGCGGCGGCATTCTGCGCCGGCGAGTTCGCCGACAGCAACGCCTACGTCACCGCATCGGAGATGGCACACCAGACCACCGCCGCGCGGATCGGCCCAGGCGTCGCCTACGCGTTCGCGCGGTCGCCGTTCGTGCACGCGTCGGCGGCCCGACACCTCAACCAGATCGCGCCGGGCCGGGTGTTCCTCGGGCTGGGCGCGGGGACCAGCCGGATGAACAGCGACTGGTTCGGGGGGGACTCGTCACATCCAGCGCCGAGGATGCGCGAGCTCGTCACCTGCATCAGGGCGTTCCTGGATGCCGAAAACGGTGAGCGGATCACGTTCGACGGCGACTTCTACCACCTCGACGCCCGCATTCAGGCCCCGGTGTTGGGCCGGATCGGCGTGCCGATCCTGCTGGGCGCGTTCAACATTCACATGCTGCGAACCGTCGGCGGCGTCGCCGACGGGGTGCTCGGGCACGGGTTGTTCACCGACCGCTGGTGGGCCGAGGTGGTGGAGCCGAACCTGGCCCTCGGGGCGCGGCGCGCCGGCCGTGACCCCGCGGAGCTGTTGCGGTGGGGGTGGGTGATCACCGCAATCGACGACGAGGATCCGCAGCGGGCGATCGAGGATGCCAAGCGTCAGATCGCGTTCTATCTGACCGTCAAGACCTACGACTCGCTCGTCGCGCTGCACGGCTGGCAGGACGAGGTGGCCGCGATCCGGGCGGCGTTCCGCGAAGGGGACCCGCGCGCCATCGGTAACCATGTCACCGACGAGATGCTGTGGGCGATGGCGGCGTGCGGCGACACCGAGCAGGCCCGCGCGATGCTCGCCGCCCGGCAGTCGCTACCCGATCTCGGATTCCATTCGCCGCCAGGATTTCTGGTCAGTGCGCGACGACGCAAGCAGTACGGCACCAGGGTCATCGAGGCCTTCACACGGACGGGAGTCGTCACATGA
- a CDS encoding spirocyclase AveC family protein — MTTERNIDAPESLDEAPKTYRDSPPIVWLARLGAVFVVFQLYVYARWIFSDEFRPAPAGPDPIPGSSIAWIRFWEIGCMLGGVVLLVWLIRKTRRDKQLPAIGIFVVAWLLAAWQDPGVNAVRPVFGYNAGFFNMGTWGGFIPGWVHKGAENPQPIIYFLASYILLTPLAIMGIDQVIARMRKTWPRINTAGVLFVMLVLFIVLDIVLEQYFHRIKLWTYLRVDDTWSIFGGTLYQFPLYEGIVFGGLVSVSSIAIYCLRDRNGRMISDIGIEKLKSKRTVTLVRILALTAVFNLIMLVFNLGFNLVNQHAELQPPADEVPSYLHHGMCGVGPNPPCPPRP, encoded by the coding sequence ATGACCACCGAGCGCAACATCGACGCCCCCGAGTCTCTGGACGAGGCGCCGAAGACCTACCGGGATTCACCCCCGATAGTGTGGCTGGCCCGGCTGGGTGCCGTCTTCGTGGTGTTCCAGCTCTATGTCTACGCCCGCTGGATATTTTCGGACGAGTTCAGGCCCGCACCCGCCGGACCCGACCCGATCCCGGGGTCGAGCATCGCCTGGATCCGATTCTGGGAGATCGGCTGCATGCTCGGCGGGGTGGTCCTGCTCGTCTGGCTGATCCGGAAGACGCGGCGGGACAAACAACTTCCGGCCATCGGCATCTTCGTGGTGGCCTGGCTGCTGGCGGCCTGGCAGGACCCCGGTGTGAACGCCGTGCGGCCGGTGTTCGGGTACAACGCCGGGTTCTTCAACATGGGCACCTGGGGTGGGTTCATCCCGGGCTGGGTGCACAAGGGCGCCGAGAATCCGCAGCCGATCATCTACTTCCTCGCCAGCTACATCCTGCTGACGCCGCTGGCCATCATGGGCATCGATCAGGTGATCGCCCGGATGCGAAAGACGTGGCCGCGCATCAACACCGCGGGTGTGCTGTTCGTGATGCTCGTGCTGTTCATCGTGCTCGACATCGTCTTGGAGCAGTACTTCCATCGCATCAAACTGTGGACCTACCTGCGCGTCGACGACACCTGGTCGATCTTCGGTGGCACCCTGTACCAGTTCCCGCTGTACGAGGGCATCGTGTTCGGCGGTCTGGTCAGCGTTTCGTCCATCGCCATCTATTGTCTGCGCGACCGCAACGGCCGGATGATCTCCGACATCGGCATCGAGAAACTGAAGAGCAAACGCACCGTCACCCTGGTGCGCATCCTCGCGCTGACGGCGGTGTTCAACCTGATCATGCTGGTGTTCAACCTCGGCTTCAACCTGGTCAACCAGCACGCCGAGCTGCAACCGCCCGCTGATGAAGTGCCCAGTTACCTGCACCACGGCATGTGTGGCGTCGGGCCGAATCCGCCGTGCCCACCGAGGCCATGA
- a CDS encoding acyl-CoA synthetase, whose amino-acid sequence MKDAESVEGSDPPRQRVDEDDHDLLTFGEVHERLRIEIASARDAVTELEAGGDADALQRARDRLAALESAAKRNSANRINDANFEKFFGYAGTAQRNLSPPQPE is encoded by the coding sequence ATGAAAGATGCGGAATCGGTTGAGGGTTCGGACCCGCCGCGCCAGCGGGTGGATGAGGACGACCACGATCTGCTGACTTTCGGTGAGGTGCATGAGCGTTTACGCATCGAGATCGCCTCCGCCAGAGATGCCGTCACCGAACTGGAAGCCGGCGGCGATGCCGATGCGTTGCAGCGGGCGCGTGATCGCTTGGCCGCACTGGAATCCGCGGCCAAGCGCAACAGCGCCAACCGCATCAACGACGCCAACTTCGAGAAGTTCTTCGGCTACGCCGGCACGGCCCAGCGCAATCTGTCGCCGCCGCAACCGGAGTGA
- a CDS encoding amidohydrolase family protein codes for MPLQDDHQIVSVDDHLIEHPRVWQDRLPQKFQENGPRIVELEGRHLWSYDGQIMPTIGLNAVAGKPPEEWGMDPVRYEDMIPGCYDPVARIADMDLDGVQAALCFPSMPGFGGSTFFRGQDKELALLCVKAWNDFYIDEWCATAPDRYIPLAILPVWDIDETVAEAKRVAAKGARTVSFPDSPVPMGLPSFHSDHWDGLWDVCSDAKMPVSLHFGSGSFVPGFSYSAIASSPTPTLPDAPFAVAITLFSTNLMWTTVDLLFSGKLQKFPDLQFSLSEGGIGWVPYVLERSDYVWKRHRYYQPIDFDTRPSDLFRAHFYGCFIDDEHGLVNRHTIGVDRITLEIDFPHSDSNWPNSRKRAAEVLTKVPDDECKLIVEDNARRMLNFPRVA; via the coding sequence ATGCCATTGCAAGATGATCATCAGATCGTCTCCGTCGACGACCACCTGATCGAGCATCCGCGAGTGTGGCAGGATCGCCTGCCGCAGAAGTTCCAGGAGAACGGGCCGCGCATCGTGGAGCTCGAGGGCAGGCATCTGTGGAGCTACGACGGGCAGATCATGCCGACCATCGGGCTCAACGCGGTGGCGGGTAAGCCGCCCGAGGAGTGGGGGATGGACCCCGTCCGCTACGAGGACATGATTCCGGGCTGCTACGACCCGGTGGCCCGCATCGCCGACATGGACCTCGACGGGGTGCAGGCCGCGCTGTGCTTCCCTTCGATGCCCGGCTTCGGGGGCAGCACGTTCTTCCGTGGCCAGGACAAGGAACTCGCGCTGCTGTGCGTCAAGGCGTGGAACGACTTCTACATCGACGAGTGGTGCGCGACCGCGCCGGACCGCTACATCCCGCTGGCCATCCTGCCGGTGTGGGACATTGACGAGACGGTCGCCGAGGCCAAGCGCGTCGCCGCGAAGGGGGCACGCACGGTGTCGTTCCCCGACAGTCCCGTGCCGATGGGTCTGCCCTCGTTCCACTCCGACCACTGGGACGGGTTGTGGGACGTGTGTTCTGACGCGAAGATGCCGGTGTCACTCCACTTCGGTTCGGGCTCGTTCGTGCCTGGCTTCTCCTATTCGGCAATCGCGTCCTCGCCGACGCCTACGCTGCCGGACGCACCGTTCGCGGTGGCGATCACCTTGTTCTCGACGAACCTGATGTGGACCACCGTCGACCTGTTGTTCTCGGGCAAGCTGCAGAAGTTCCCGGACCTGCAGTTCTCGTTGTCCGAAGGTGGGATCGGCTGGGTGCCCTACGTTCTGGAGCGTTCGGATTATGTGTGGAAGCGGCACCGGTACTACCAGCCCATCGACTTCGACACGCGCCCTTCGGATCTGTTCCGAGCGCACTTCTACGGCTGCTTCATCGACGACGAGCACGGTCTGGTGAATCGGCACACGATCGGAGTCGACCGCATCACGCTCGAAATCGATTTCCCCCATTCGGATTCCAACTGGCCCAACTCGCGCAAGCGGGCCGCGGAGGTGCTCACCAAAGTCCCCGATGACGAATGCAAGTTGATCGTCGAGGACAACGCACGGCGGATGCTGAACTTCCCGCGGGTGGCGTGA
- a CDS encoding MCE family protein, which yields MLTRFVRIQLIIFTLLTIFAVTVLCIYYLRLPSLVGVGHYTLHAQLPASGGLYATANVTYGGVTVGRVTDVQPVGRGVVASMSIDNRYEIPANVSANVHSVSAVGEQYLDLVDPDPGLPTNDFLRPGQTITTGTVPAEVGPILDATNKGLSALPKDQISKLLKESSLAVGGLGPALHRLADSTQLIVGDFDANIDSINDIIDNSGPILDSQIRSSDDIDRWAANLSTLAAQSAQKDDTVRHLLTEAVPTIEAARAVITDVRDSLPQLLANSAIVLDMLKRYDNGLEQFLVILPQGAAVAQTVLAPYPGTVGLNFNLTINQPPACLTGFEPPGNWRSPADTTTAPLPTDIRYCKIPKGAPNVVRGARNYPCADVPGKRAATPNECRSNEPYVPLGTNPWYGDPNQVLDCPAPAARCTRPVEPGLVIPAPTINTGMNPMPADQLPPPEPVRSDPLTPPSQGTVQCDGRQPKPCSYTPSLQATGVYSPASGEVVGPDGVRYRVENTLPDVDNGWKDMLAPAGS from the coding sequence TTGCTGACCCGCTTCGTCCGCATCCAGCTGATCATCTTCACGCTGCTGACGATCTTCGCGGTGACGGTGTTGTGCATCTACTACCTTCGGCTGCCGAGCCTCGTGGGCGTCGGTCATTACACGTTGCACGCGCAGCTGCCCGCGTCCGGTGGCCTGTACGCGACCGCCAACGTCACCTACGGCGGGGTGACGGTCGGACGGGTCACCGATGTGCAACCCGTCGGTCGCGGTGTCGTCGCGTCGATGAGCATCGACAACCGCTACGAGATCCCCGCCAACGTCTCGGCCAACGTGCACTCCGTGTCCGCCGTCGGTGAGCAGTACCTCGACCTTGTCGACCCCGACCCGGGCCTCCCCACCAACGACTTCCTGCGACCCGGCCAGACGATCACCACCGGCACCGTGCCCGCCGAGGTCGGTCCGATCCTCGATGCGACCAATAAAGGCCTGTCAGCGCTGCCCAAGGACCAGATCTCCAAGCTGCTCAAGGAATCGTCGCTGGCGGTCGGCGGGCTCGGACCCGCCCTGCACCGATTGGCGGACTCCACTCAGCTGATCGTCGGCGACTTCGACGCGAATATCGACAGCATCAACGACATCATCGACAATTCGGGTCCGATTCTCGACAGCCAGATCCGGTCGTCCGACGACATCGACCGCTGGGCAGCCAATCTCAGCACCCTGGCGGCGCAGTCGGCGCAGAAGGACGACACGGTGCGCCATCTGCTGACCGAGGCCGTCCCCACCATCGAGGCCGCCAGGGCGGTGATCACCGACGTTCGCGACTCGCTGCCGCAGCTGCTGGCCAATTCCGCGATCGTGCTGGACATGCTCAAGCGTTACGACAACGGCCTCGAGCAGTTCCTGGTGATCCTCCCGCAGGGAGCCGCAGTCGCACAGACGGTGCTCGCACCGTATCCCGGCACCGTCGGCCTGAACTTCAACCTCACCATCAACCAGCCGCCCGCCTGCCTCACCGGTTTCGAGCCGCCGGGCAACTGGCGCTCCCCCGCGGACACCACCACCGCGCCGCTGCCCACCGACATCCGGTACTGCAAGATTCCGAAGGGCGCTCCGAATGTCGTTCGCGGCGCACGCAATTACCCATGTGCCGACGTACCCGGCAAGCGCGCCGCCACACCGAACGAGTGCCGCAGCAACGAACCCTATGTGCCGCTGGGCACCAACCCGTGGTACGGGGACCCCAACCAGGTCCTCGACTGCCCTGCGCCTGCCGCCCGCTGCACGCGTCCGGTTGAGCCGGGCCTGGTGATCCCCGCACCGACGATCAACACCGGCATGAACCCGATGCCCGCCGATCAGCTGCCGCCGCCCGAGCCCGTGCGCAGCGATCCACTCACCCCGCCGAGTCAGGGCACCGTGCAATGCGATGGCCGGCAACCGAAGCCGTGCAGCTACACCCCGTCGCTGCAGGCAACCGGCGTGTACTCACCGGCCAGCGGTGAGGTCGTCGGACCCGACGGCGTGCGCTACCGGGTGGAGAACACGCTGCCCGACGTCGACAACGGCTGGAAGGACATGCTGGCGCCCGCGGGCAGTTAG
- a CDS encoding MCE family protein: MNKVRRILWRTLVFAAVMLATVSCSQWRGIANVPLPGVPGSSGEHYTVYIQMPDVLAVTVNSRVRVVDTYVGTVRAVELKNWIATVTVDIRSDVKLPANATAKIGQTSLLGTQHLELAALPDPSPEPLRNGDTIPLQHSSAYPTTERTLASVAMVLRGGGIEHLEVITTEVNDVLWGNAERIRSFLAKLETFITELNQQREQITRATTEVRDLLAIAAANERTLDRVLTAFPPLVQHFADQQELFADGAEAFGRFSAVTDRTLTAARADIDDNLRLLQRPLRELGRAAPHLPGALEILLTLPFTADGVGKFVRGDYINLSPTFDLTLSTIDNSFLAGTRFSGALRALEQSWGRDPNTMVPDIRFTPNPLTAPGGPLVERSE; the protein is encoded by the coding sequence ATGAACAAGGTACGCCGCATCCTCTGGCGCACACTGGTATTCGCCGCCGTCATGCTCGCGACGGTGTCGTGCAGCCAGTGGCGCGGCATCGCGAACGTGCCGCTGCCCGGCGTGCCCGGCAGCTCCGGGGAGCACTACACCGTCTACATCCAGATGCCCGACGTGCTCGCGGTCACCGTCAACAGCAGGGTCCGCGTGGTCGACACCTACGTCGGCACCGTGCGCGCCGTCGAGCTGAAGAACTGGATCGCCACCGTCACCGTCGACATCCGCAGCGACGTCAAACTGCCCGCGAACGCCACCGCGAAGATCGGGCAGACCAGCCTGCTGGGCACCCAGCACCTCGAGTTGGCGGCACTCCCGGATCCGTCACCGGAGCCGCTGCGCAACGGTGACACCATTCCGCTGCAGCATTCGTCGGCCTATCCCACCACCGAACGCACCCTCGCCAGCGTCGCGATGGTGCTGCGCGGCGGTGGCATCGAACACCTAGAGGTCATCACCACCGAGGTCAACGATGTGTTGTGGGGCAACGCAGAACGGATCCGCAGCTTCCTGGCCAAACTCGAGACCTTCATCACCGAGCTCAACCAGCAGCGTGAGCAGATCACCCGCGCCACCACCGAGGTTCGCGACCTCCTCGCCATCGCGGCGGCCAACGAGCGAACCCTGGACCGCGTGCTCACCGCATTCCCGCCGCTCGTGCAGCATTTCGCGGACCAGCAGGAGCTGTTCGCCGACGGTGCCGAAGCATTCGGCCGCTTCAGCGCGGTCACCGACCGGACGCTGACCGCAGCGCGCGCCGACATCGACGATAACCTGCGGCTGCTGCAACGTCCGCTGCGCGAACTCGGAAGAGCCGCACCGCATCTGCCCGGGGCGCTGGAGATCCTGCTGACCCTGCCGTTCACCGCCGACGGGGTCGGCAAGTTCGTCCGTGGCGACTACATCAACCTGTCGCCGACCTTCGACCTGACGCTGAGCACGATCGACAACTCGTTCCTCGCGGGCACCCGGTTCTCCGGGGCCCTGCGTGCGCTCGAGCAGTCGTGGGGCCGCGATCCCAACACGATGGTCCCCGACATCCGGTTCACCCCGAACCCGCTCACGGCGCCGGGTGGTCCGTTGGTCGAGAGGTCGGAGTGA
- a CDS encoding virulence factor Mce family protein encodes MTTILDIRKLKLPRLSRGMVIVGTLVIILGLTAAIVGFQLYRKLTTNTVVAYFPSAIALYPGDQVEVLGIRVGSIDTIEPVNGRMKVTFHYENKYKVPADATATILNPSLVASRTIRLGPRYEGGPTLADGAVIPIERTQVPVEWDDLRDDLGNLVEEFKPTPQQPAGPIGEVINSFANGLDGKGEAINKTLTSLSEAVTALNEGRGDFFSVVRSLALFVNTLQANDEQFVQLNSNLAEFTGSLSNSDQELSTVITEVDSLVSTLRTFLGENGSQLAHDINQLAEVSNAVVQPEPREGLEMGLHVLPNTAANLAAIYEPAHGATTGALVVTNFANPLQMICSVIQAGSRLGYQESAELCAQYLAPIFDAIKFNYPPFGQNIFNTASTLRDQVAYSEERLRPPPGYKPTTVPGVFAPDNIFSHRNRGETTWRIGPGMEGLELQPGTQRMLAPEDLAQLLGTAPPPQPAAAPPPAPLPAEAPLPAEAGR; translated from the coding sequence GTGACGACGATTCTGGACATTCGCAAGCTGAAACTGCCGCGGCTCTCGCGCGGCATGGTCATCGTCGGAACGCTGGTGATCATCCTCGGCCTCACGGCGGCGATCGTCGGCTTCCAGCTGTACCGCAAGCTGACGACCAACACCGTCGTGGCGTACTTCCCGTCCGCGATCGCGCTCTATCCCGGCGACCAGGTGGAGGTGCTTGGGATCCGGGTCGGCTCCATCGACACGATCGAACCGGTCAACGGTCGGATGAAGGTCACCTTCCACTACGAGAACAAGTACAAGGTGCCCGCCGACGCGACGGCGACGATCCTCAACCCCAGCCTCGTCGCATCGCGGACCATCCGGCTGGGGCCGCGCTATGAGGGCGGGCCGACGCTGGCCGACGGTGCGGTCATCCCGATCGAGCGCACCCAGGTTCCCGTCGAATGGGACGATCTGCGTGACGATCTCGGCAACCTGGTCGAAGAGTTCAAGCCAACGCCCCAACAACCCGCCGGACCCATCGGCGAGGTCATCAACTCGTTCGCCAACGGTCTGGACGGCAAGGGCGAGGCCATCAACAAGACGCTGACGTCGCTGTCGGAGGCCGTCACCGCGCTCAATGAGGGTCGCGGCGACTTCTTCTCCGTCGTCCGCAGTCTTGCGTTGTTCGTCAACACGTTGCAGGCCAATGACGAACAGTTCGTCCAACTCAACTCCAACCTCGCCGAGTTCACCGGTTCACTGAGCAACTCGGACCAGGAGTTGTCGACGGTGATCACCGAGGTCGACTCGCTTGTCTCGACGTTGCGAACCTTCCTCGGCGAGAACGGCTCTCAGCTGGCGCACGACATCAACCAACTGGCCGAGGTCAGCAACGCCGTCGTCCAGCCGGAACCGCGCGAAGGTCTTGAGATGGGCCTGCATGTCCTGCCGAACACCGCCGCCAACCTGGCCGCGATCTACGAGCCCGCCCACGGCGCCACCACGGGTGCACTCGTGGTGACCAACTTCGCCAACCCCCTGCAGATGATCTGCAGCGTCATCCAGGCCGGCAGCCGGCTCGGCTATCAGGAGTCCGCCGAACTCTGCGCCCAATATCTAGCGCCGATCTTCGACGCCATCAAGTTCAACTACCCGCCGTTCGGTCAGAACATCTTCAACACGGCGTCGACGCTTCGCGATCAGGTGGCCTACTCCGAGGAGCGGCTGCGCCCGCCGCCGGGATACAAGCCCACGACGGTGCCCGGTGTGTTCGCGCCCGACAACATCTTCTCCCACCGCAACCGGGGCGAAACGACATGGCGAATCGGTCCCGGAATGGAGGGCCTGGAGTTGCAGCCCGGCACCCAACGCATGCTGGCCCCAGAGGATCTCGCACAGCTGCTCGGCACAGCACCGCCACCCCAGCCCGCCGCTGCCCCACCACCCGCGCCCCTGCCCGCCGAGGCGCCGCTACCCGCGGAGGCAGGACGATGA